CGAAGCCACCCACCCGCCCGAGGAGACCCAGGAACTCAGTGTGACAGAAGCTCTCCGCGCCTACACGTCTGGCGCGGCCTACGCCGGCTTCGACGAGGACCGCATGGGCACCATCGAGGAGGGCTACCTCGCGGACTTCGTCGCCCTCGACCGCTCCCCCTGGGACGTCGACGACATCGAACACGTCCCCGTCGCCTTCACCGTCGTCGACGGCGACATCGTCTACGACGCCCGCTAGGAGTCGGTTTGCGTCGCTCGGTCGGAACCGACACCGTGTCCAACAGAGTGGTGACGGCGAGCGGATTAGCTGTCGCCGTTGATGATGTCGGCGACGCGCTGGCGGTCGAAGAGCTGTTCCTCCTCGGGGATCTCGGGGTAGTCCTCGCCGTCGACGTATCCGGGCCACTCGCCGAGCTGTTCGGGGTAGAGCTGCTTGGCGGTCATCTCCAGCTGGAAGAGGTTCGCTATCGGCCCCTGGTATCTGACGCCCTGTGCGTAGATGCGGTCGTTCTTCGCCGCCGAAATCGTCCGCCCGACCGGGTCGTCCTGGAACCGCTTTTTCGTCTCCGCGATGCTGTAGCTCGACGCGAACCGGAACAGCGCGAGGATGACGTCCGGGTCCGCTTCTGCCATCGCCTCCATATCGACCTGGGCGTTCCGCTCGAAGTTCATGTCGGCGAACGCATCAACCGCACCGAGCGGACGAGTGTTTGCAGCGAGGAATCCGGGCGCGTTCAGGTGGAAGACACCGATATGATTCTCCGTCGGAAAGGTGAGCGCGACCGACGGTCGCTCGTCCTTCGGCGGGCGTTTTTCTTCCACCGTCGAAAGCAGCCGCTGGTGTTCCTCGTAGAGGGCCCGATAGTTCTCTTTTGCCTGAAACACCTCGGCCACCTTCTCGAAAATGTCCCACAACGAGTAGTACTGGTACCCATCGGCCCACTGCTTCGGTGGCGTCGAATGGGTGTTGCTGAAGTAGTTCCCGAACCACGGTGCAATCTGTTGACGGATCTCTTCGACGTCCGCCTGATCGAGAGAGTCCAACGTCGTGGCGTAGGCTGGATCGGTCAAGTGAACGTCGCTATCGAGCTCGTAGAACCCCTCTTTTCCGAGCCCCCACGAGTCTTGCAGGTTCTGCCAGTCGAACGAGACACCGTCGAGTCGAGCGTAGAAGTGGTTCAGTAACGTGCCGTGGTACTCGGGGAAGTAGATCGAGTTGATGGCGTCACTACGGCCGGCCGCAACCGCCATGTCGGCCGTGTTCGGCAGACCAGTGTACACGTTCGCTGGAGGTGCGTCGAACTCGACCGTTCCAACCGGCGACATCGTCACCGAGTATGACCGTTCGTCGGAAGCGGTCGACTCCGTCGTTTCGGTCTGCGACGACGTCGCCGGCGACGATGTCGTGCCGGTGTCGGCGGTATCGTTTGTGCTTGAACACCCCGCGAGGAGGCCGCCGCCGACGACTGTGCCGCCGTACTTCACGTAGTCTCTGCGCGTCGGCGCTTCGTGACTGCTTTCTCGCACCATGTGTTTTAGGCTAACCTAAACGACCTTCACTCTTGCGCGCTTCTGTCAACACGAGCTCATAAACTCCTCGCAGAACGATCGGGGGATGATTTCAAACCACCTCCCATCGTAGTCGGACCGGCCGAAGACGGCGGTTGTCTCGGTCGCGACCGGTCGGTCCTACCGTAGGAGGCTCTCGCCGGTCATCTCCGCGGGGACGTCGACGTCGGCGAGGTCGAGGAGGGTAGGGGCGACGTCGCGGAGCGCGCGGTCGTCGCGGATGCGTTTGCCGTCGCCGGTCCCGTCTGGCGCGAGGTAGACGCAGGGGACGGGATTGAGCGTGTGCGCGGTGTGGGGGTCTTCCGGCGTGCCCATGTCGTCGGCGTTCCCGTGGTCGGCGGTGACGACGGTGTTCGCGCCGGCGTCGGCGAGCGCGGGGAGCAGGCGGCCGAGCTGCTCGTCGACCGCCTCCACGGCGTCGACGGCGGCGTCGAAATCGCCGGTGTGGCCGACCATGTCCGCGTTCGCGTAGTTCAGCACCACGAAGTCGGGGTCCTCGCTCTCGACGACGTCGATGGCGGTGTCCGTGACCTCGCGCGCGCTCATCGCCGGCTGTTCGTCGTAGGTCTCGACGTCCGGGCTGTCGACGATTCGGCGGATTTCGCCGTCGAACTCCGTCTCCCGCCCGCCGTTGAAGAAGTACGTCACGTGCGCGTACTTCTCGGACTCCGCGAGGCGGAGCTGCGTGAGGCCGGCGTCCGCGAGCACCGCACCCGTCACGTGCTTCGGTTCGCGCGGCGGGAAGGCCACGGGCAGGTCGAACGTCTCGTCGTACGACGTCATGGTCGTCACCGCGACGTCGGGCGGCGTCGTCTCGAACGACCACTCGGGGTCGATGTCCGCGAGCATTCGGACGAGCTGGCGCGCGCGGTCCGCGCGGAAGTTGAAGAACACGACGCTGTCCCCGTCCGAGAGGCGGTCGCCGCCGCGCACGATGGTGGGTTCGACGAACTCGTCCGTCTCGCCGCGCTCGTAGGACTCTCGGACCGCTTCGTGCGCGGACTCCGCGCGATGCAGCCCGTTCCGCTTCACGATGGCGTCGTAGGCCTGCTTCGTCCGCTCCCAGTTCTGGTCTCTGTCCATCGCGTAGTACCGCCCGCAGACCGTCGCGACGTCGCCCGTGTCGTAGTTCTCCACGACTTCCTCCAGCGCGTAGAGGTAGTCTTCGCCGCCCGTCGGCGAGGTGTCGCGACCGTCCGTGAAGGCGTGCGTCGACGCCGGGACGCCGTAGTCCGCCGCGGCCTCGATGAGCGCGTGCAGGTGCTCGTGGTCCGAGTGGACGCCGCCGTCGGAGACGAGCCCCATGAAGTGGACGCGCCCCCCGCGCTCGGCGGCGTAGTCGAACGCCCCGCGGACTGCGGGGTTCTCGCGGAGTTCGTCGTCCGCGATGGCGTCCTCGATGCGCGTGTACTCTTGGTTCACGACGCGGCCCGCGCCGAGCGTGAGGTGGCCGACCTCCGAGTTCCCCATCTGTCCGCGCGGGAGGCCGACGTCGCGCCCGCTCGTCCGCAGCTGGCCGAACGCGCCCGCGTCCGCGTACCGCTCGAAGTTCGGCGTTTCGGCCGCCGTCACCGCGTTCCGCCCCCGCGCGGGGTTCGTCGGTGGGTCCGCCCGCCGCGGGTCGTCGTCCCCCAGCCCCCAGCCGTCCAGAATGACGAGTGCGCTCTTCATCTACTCCACCCTGCGGCGCGCCCGGCCAAGAGGTTTCTCACTCGAACGGCCATTCGCCGTCCGAGAACCTTCCCGTCGCCGCGAAACGCGCAGGAGTTTTGGCGGCGCGAGACCCACGATGGGGCGTGACGCTCGACCCCGTCCACTTCGACGGCATCTCGGGACTCGTCTCCCGCATCAGCCACGACATCGACGAGGCGGAACACCGCAGCGAGGCGATGCGCGCCTGGGAGTCCTTCCTCGACCCGCTCGTCGTGGACGGGGACCGCGTGCTCGAACCTCTCGACGACCTCGCGCGGTACGCCGTCGACGTCGAAACCGCCGGCGTGCAGGACGCCGCGTTCGACGCCGTCCACGGCCTCGACTCCGGGACCGTGAACCCCCGCGCGTTCAAGAACGGCATCGTCCTCGACGTCGCGCAGGCCGCGCTCGCCGTCCACCCGAGCGACGTCGACACCCACCGCGCCCGCACGGTCATCGCCACCGTCCACACGAACGACGACTCCGTCCGCCTCCAGAGCGACGACTGGCAGCGACGCGACGAGGGCTACTGGCGCGGCCGCATCTTCCGCGCGCCGAACGTCGAACGCGACGAGGAAGCCGTCGTCCACGCCCTCTCCCTCTACCTCGCCGAATCCACGCACGCGCTCGACCACGCCAGCGAGGTCTCCGACCTCCTCGTCCTCGACGGCCCGCTCTACCCGAAAATCGTCATGAACTGGCTCTCCGACCGCCGCGAGCTCGCCGCCCTCCTCGAAAAAGACCTCGTGCGCGACGTCGTCCGAAACTACCTCGAACTCGTCGAGGTCTTCGCCGAGCGCGACGTCCCGCTCTGCGGGTTCGTGAAGACCCTCGGGTCGCGCGGCGTCGTCTCGACGCTCCGCGAGAAGACCCACGCCCCGTGGACGGACGACGCCGCGTTCTTCACGCAAGTCCTCGAACGCCGCGACGCCGACGGCGACCGCGTCACCGACGACCTCACCTACACCAACTGGTTCGTCTCCAGGGTCGGTATCGACTACGAGTTCTCCGACCTCGGCGACGCCCTCGGCCTCGACCTCGACCTCGACCGCGAAGCCTACGAAGTCGCGTTCTTCGTCGTCTACGACCCCCGGACCGACACCGCGTTCAAAGTCGAACTCCCCCGCGTCTTCGCCGACGACCCCGACGTCCGCGAACGCGTCACCCGTCAGGTCGTCTCCGACGTCGCCGCGACCGCCGGCCCGCCGCTCGCCGTCAAGAAGGCCGACGAACTCGCGCGCATCGGCGCGGCCGAGAAGAACGAACTCGTCTCCGCGATGGAGACCGCCCTCGACAGCGAGTACCGACGACCGCATAACGAAGACCGGTGGGGGTAACGCGGTCGTCGCTTCAGGGCGACGACCGCGGAAAGGCGAGCGGGAGCGACCCGTGGGAGCGACACGCGAGCTACGTGGTTCGGACCGAACGACCGAAGGGAGTGAGGGAGAACCACGAGAACACGAGCGATAGCGACCCGTGAGCGACACGCGAGTAACGCTGTCCGGAAGGAGCGCGGTTCGGACTGAACGACCGAGCGAGTGAGAACCACGAAGACGCGAACGGGGAGCGGGGCGGTTCGCGGGTCTGGGGGCGGCGGGCGGGGACCGGAGGGAGCCGCGGTGGTGGTTATGGTTCGATGGTGCGTTCGACGGTGACGTCGACGTCGGTTTCGGGGATGCCGATGCGGGCGAACTGGAGGCGGACGTGGTCGCGGGCGGCGTCGATGGCTTGGTCGCGGGTGTCGAAGCCGCGGGGCATGGGGGTTTCGAAGGCGACGTGGACGTCGGTGCCGGCGATTTCTTGGACGAGACCGCCGCTTTCGACCTCGTAGAATTCGTCGCAGACCCAGACGTAGGGGGCGTCCTCGTCGGGTGCGCCCTTGAAGGAGGGCGCGTCTTCGCCGCGTTCGTAGACCGTTCCGGTGAGCGTGGTTCCTCCGGCGGACCCTTGCACCTGTAGCATGGGCGAGTCTACGCTGTCACCGGGTAAAAGGTGTGTGACCGCGGCGCACGCGGCGGGACCGGGAAGACCTTTACCGCCTCGCGCCCAGTGCGATAGATATGACTGACCTCGGGGATTTCTCGCTCGACGACGATTCGGCGGAGCCGAGCGGCGAGGCGGGCGATTCTACCAGTGGTGAGGCGGCGGCGAGCGCGTCGTCGTCGAGTGATGCCGCGAGCGCGTCGTCGTCGAGTGATGCGGGGAGTGCGGAGGGGTTCGAGCGGCCGGAGTACGTCGACGGCGGGGGGGATCGGGGCGTGGGGACGCTCGCGGTGAGCGAGGGCTTGCGTATCGATGAGGATAGCGGGGAGACGGCGCTGCGGGCGTACGTGACGGCGGGGAACCGGGAGGAGATTCGACTGGGGACCTATCTGCTCGCGCCGTATCCGGGCGGTGAGTCGCTGTTCGCGCGGATTACGGGGTTGGAGTACGCGCAGGCGTTCCGGAGCGACGACGCGACGGAGATTCACGCGCGCCGCGCGATGCGTTCGGACGGTATCGAGGAGTCGGACTACAAGTTCATCGCGGACTTGGAGCCGCTGGCGGTGCTCTACCGGGACGACGGGGAGCTGAAGCGGCGGATGCCGGACCGCGTGCCGAAGCCCGAAACGGTCGTGGAGCACGCGGACGACCGGGAGGCCATCAAGACCGGGTTGAAGATGCCGGAGGACGGCGTCTTCGTGGGCCACCTCGCGGTCGGCGGGGAGAAGGTGACGACGGCGGCGACGCCGCCGACCATCGACTACCGCGTGAAAGACGACTACACCGATGGGGATCCGCTCGTCTTCCGCCATACGCTCGTGGCGGGCGGGACGGGGTCGGGGAAGACGCACACGACGAAGAACATTCTCAGACAGTATCTCCACCCGGACCGGACGTACGAGACGGGCGACGGCCGGGAGCGCCGGATGGCGGTCGTGCAGTTCGACCCGCAGGACGAGTACGCGCAGATGCACGACGACAACCCGGACGCCGACCGGGAGAACGCGCGCTCGTGGGAGGCACAAGGGCTCGCGCACGGCGGACACGGCGACACGAAGGCCTTCGTGCCGGCGTTCGGGAACGCCACCTATGCGGCGAGCCACCACCGCGCCGAGCAGGTCGAGTTCACCATCCCCTTCTCGATGGTCCGCAGCCGGCCGTGGCTCGCGGCGTCGTCGGGCCTGAACGACAACCAGTACGGCGCGCTCACCCTCCTCCTCGACCGGTTCTTCCGGCAGTACGGGAACGCGGGGACCTACGACGAGTTCACGTCCTTCCTCGACGACCCCGCGCTGAAGGAGGAGCTGGACGAATCGGGCCGTGTCCACGAAGCGACCTACGAGGCCGTGATGCGCCGGGTGAACGGCATGCCGTCGGGCGTCTTCGACCAGGACGCGCGCGCCATCACCGACCTCGTGCACGACTTCGTCCGACCCGGCGGGCTGAGCGTCGTCCCGACCTACCACGTCTCGAACTCCCGGGCGGCCGAAACCATCGTGCTCGCGCTGTCGAGCCTCCTCGTCGACCAGAAGCTCTCGAACGACCCCGACTTCGACCGCATCAAGGAGACGCCGCTTCTTCTCGGGATGGACGAAGCGCACAACTTCCTCGCCGACACCGACAGCGTTCAGGGCCGCCAAGTGGTCGGCAAATTCACGGAAGCCGCGAAACAGGGCCGGAAAGAACGCCTCGGGCTCTTCCTCGTCACGCAGGACCCACAGGACATCGCCGACCCGGTCTTCAAGCAGGTGAACACTACGGTCGTCCTCAACCTCGGCGACGAGGACGCCATCAAATCCGTGAACATCCCCAGCAACCTCGAAGGCAAAGTCCCCTACATGGAGAAGGGCCAGATGGTCGTCTACTCGCCCGACAACTCCGAGCCGGTCGAAGTCATCGGCCTCCCCACCTGCCTCACCCGCCACGGTCGCGACTGACACCGCCGACGGCGAGACGAGCGCCGAACCGTCCGAGCTCCCGTCGACGACGTCGGACGACCCGAACCGACTCCGCGGCCGCGCCGCGAAGCGGCCCCCACTTTTACTACCGGTCCGGGAGAACTCCGAAATATGGCAGGAGTACTCGTTCCCATCGACAGCAGCGAACAGTCGACCGACGCGCTCGAATACGCTCTCGAAGAGCTCCAGAGCGACGACATCACCCTCATCCACATCATCGACCCCATCGAAGCCGGCTACACCGCGCAGGCCACCGTCCCCGGCTACTCCGAAGAGTGGTACGAGCAGGCCCAGGCAGAGGCCGAAACCCTCTTCGACTCCGCGCAGGAGCTCGCCGACGACTACGACGTCGACCTCAAGACCGCCACCGAAGTCGGCCGACCGTCTCGAACCATCGTCGACTACGCCGAGGAGAACGACTTCGACCACATCGTCATGGGCAGCCACGGCCGCAGCGGCGTCTCCCGTATCCTCCTCGGCAGCGTCGCCGAAGCCGTCGTCCGCCGCTCCCCCGTCCCCGTCACCATCGTTCGATAGGACCTTTTACGCTGCGGCGCGCTTCGCGCGCCTCGGTAAAAGCTCCACCATTACCGGAACGCAAAGCGTTCCGGTTAGCAGTCGGATTCCGTCGGAATCCGACGACACTGCGGGAAATCTTTGATTTCCCGCCGTTCAGCCAGAAACCGGAGGTTTCTGGCGACAAAAGCACTCCTCCTTCACTTCGTGCCTGACGGCACTCCGTTCAGTCGTCGGCCCGCGCTCACATTCGTTCGCGCGGTGAACCGCTTCGCTCGGGCTCTGGGCGGGATCTCCGGTCCCGCTTGCCCGCACTCGCCTGCGGCTCGCGCGGACTCCGAGCCACTCGGGTCGCGAACGCTACTCGGACTCTACTGTAACCACGATTAGCGTCCGGCGACCGAGCGGGTCGAAGACCCCGGAAGGTCGCCGGTTCACAGTGCGCTTTGCGCGCTGGCCAACGAGTGACTAACGCGGCGCGAAGCGCCGCGGCTGGAACGAGGAGGCTTTTGGTCCAGATTTTTATCGAGCGGGGCGCGTCGCGCCCCGCTCGCAATAAAAAGGTGGGTTCTAGTCCATCGAGATGTAGGTCTCGGTGTCTTCGACGCCGGCGATGCGTTGGATGGAGTCGGCGGCGATGTCCTTGACGTGTTTGGGGGTGTCGACGCGGACTTTGGCGATGAGGTCGACGTCGCCGGCGACGACGTGGGCGTCGGCGACGCCGTCGATGGCGAGGATTTCGTCGAGCAGTCGGTCGGCTTCGCCGGTGTTGGCTTTGATGAGGACGTACGCGGTCACCATGGTTAGTCACCTCCGCCGCCGACGAGGATGTGGCGGACGTCGTTGAGCGCGTCGAATTCGGCGAGGACGGTGATGCGGTCGCCGAGCTCTAGGGTGTCGTCGGGGAGCGGGAGGCCGAGGTCGCCGTTCTTCTTCCCGAAGGCGAGGACGCGGGCGCGAGCGGGGAGTTCGAGTTCGCTGACGGTGTAGCCGTTCATGGGGGCGTCGTCGGTGACGGTGAACTGGACGACTTGGAGGTTCTCGGCGAGGTCGGCGATGGCGGTGACGTTCCCGCCGAGGAGGGCGTTCTTCGCGCCGATTGCGCCGAGGCGTTCGGGGTAGACGATTTCGTCGACTTCGTCGGCGTATTTGCGGTAGATCTGTTCGCGGTAGTCTTCGTCGATGCGGAGGACGGTGCGGCAGTCGTGGGCTTTGGCGACCATGCAGGCGGCGAAGTTGACGTTGAGGTCGCCGGTGAGCGCGCCGACGGCGTCGGCGTCGTCGAGCGCGGCGCGTTCGAGGGCGTCCTCGCTCGCGCCGTCGCCGGCGATGACGTCGAACCCTTCGGTTTCGGCGCGTTCGACTTTCTCGTCGTCGTTGTCGACGACTGTGACGTCGTGTCCTTCGTTCTTGAGGACGCGCGCGGTCCGGCTCCCCACGCGTCCGGCGCCGATGATGACGAATCGCATATGGTGGTGTTCGCCTCCCGCGATAATAAATAGTGAGGGGTGGTGGCACGGGGCAAGACCTTTGCTGGCCGGCGGCGAAGCTCGGGTATGGTTCACGCGGTCATCATGGTGAAAACGGAAGCCGGGGAGTCGGAGGCCGTACTGGAGCGCGTCCTCGAACTGGAGGCGGTGACGGAGGCGCACATCGTGGCGGGCGCGTGGGACATCATCGCGGAGACGGACGCCGCGGAGATGCAGGGCCTCGTCCGCGCGTCCTCGTCGGGGATTCAGCAGATACGCGGCGTGAGGGACACGAAGACGTACATCTCGATGTCCGCGTAGCTTCCCCGTTCAGTCGTCGCCGAGCACGCGGCCGAGGACGTCTTCCACGCGGTCGAGGACGTCCTCGGGGGGTCGGGTGGCGTCGATGCGGACGAAGCGTCCGGGCCGCATCGAGATGAGCTCCTCGTAGTTCGCTTGTACCTCGCTGAGGAACTTCGTCTGCTCGAACTTGTTGGTCGCGCCGGCGCGCGCCGCGCCCGTCTCCGGCGGGACGTCGAAGTAGAGCGTGACGTCGGGTTCGCGCGTGAAGGGCTGGTGGACGCCGCGGATGTACTCCATGGGGCGTTTGAGTTCGCCGTCGAGGCTCGCGGCCTGGTAGGCGTAGCGGGAGTCGGAGTAGCGGTCGGAGACGACGACGTCGCCGTCGGCGAGCGCGGGGCGAACCGTTCGAGAGAGGTGGTCGGCGTGGTCGGCGGTGTAGAGGAAGAGTTCGGCGAGCGGGTCGGCGTCGGGTTCGCCGATGGAGCGCCGGACGGCGTCGCCGTACCACGACCCCGTGGGTTCGCGGGTGAACGTCCAGCCGTCGTCTCGGGTGGCGCGGAGCGCCTCCCACACCGTCGTCTTCCCGCTGCCGTCCAGGCCCTCCAGCGTCACGAGCATACCTTCGCTTTTCACGCGCTCTGTTTGTAGGCTTCGAAGCCCCCGTCAGTGGATGTAGCGCGAGGAGTGGACGGGGAGGTCGTCGT
This sequence is a window from Halocalculus aciditolerans. Protein-coding genes within it:
- a CDS encoding ABC transporter substrate-binding protein yields the protein MAVAAGRSDAINSIYFPEYHGTLLNHFYARLDGVSFDWQNLQDSWGLGKEGFYELDSDVHLTDPAYATTLDSLDQADVEEIRQQIAPWFGNYFSNTHSTPPKQWADGYQYYSLWDIFEKVAEVFQAKENYRALYEEHQRLLSTVEEKRPPKDERPSVALTFPTENHIGVFHLNAPGFLAANTRPLGAVDAFADMNFERNAQVDMEAMAEADPDVILALFRFASSYSIAETKKRFQDDPVGRTISAAKNDRIYAQGVRYQGPIANLFQLEMTAKQLYPEQLGEWPGYVDGEDYPEIPEEEQLFDRQRVADIINGDS
- the gpmI gene encoding 2,3-bisphosphoglycerate-independent phosphoglycerate mutase; the protein is MKSALVILDGWGLGDDDPRRADPPTNPARGRNAVTAAETPNFERYADAGAFGQLRTSGRDVGLPRGQMGNSEVGHLTLGAGRVVNQEYTRIEDAIADDELRENPAVRGAFDYAAERGGRVHFMGLVSDGGVHSDHEHLHALIEAAADYGVPASTHAFTDGRDTSPTGGEDYLYALEEVVENYDTGDVATVCGRYYAMDRDQNWERTKQAYDAIVKRNGLHRAESAHEAVRESYERGETDEFVEPTIVRGGDRLSDGDSVVFFNFRADRARQLVRMLADIDPEWSFETTPPDVAVTTMTSYDETFDLPVAFPPREPKHVTGAVLADAGLTQLRLAESEKYAHVTYFFNGGRETEFDGEIRRIVDSPDVETYDEQPAMSAREVTDTAIDVVESEDPDFVVLNYANADMVGHTGDFDAAVDAVEAVDEQLGRLLPALADAGANTVVTADHGNADDMGTPEDPHTAHTLNPVPCVYLAPDGTGDGKRIRDDRALRDVAPTLLDLADVDVPAEMTGESLLR
- a CDS encoding DNA double-strand break repair nuclease NurA; this translates as MTLDPVHFDGISGLVSRISHDIDEAEHRSEAMRAWESFLDPLVVDGDRVLEPLDDLARYAVDVETAGVQDAAFDAVHGLDSGTVNPRAFKNGIVLDVAQAALAVHPSDVDTHRARTVIATVHTNDDSVRLQSDDWQRRDEGYWRGRIFRAPNVERDEEAVVHALSLYLAESTHALDHASEVSDLLVLDGPLYPKIVMNWLSDRRELAALLEKDLVRDVVRNYLELVEVFAERDVPLCGFVKTLGSRGVVSTLREKTHAPWTDDAAFFTQVLERRDADGDRVTDDLTYTNWFVSRVGIDYEFSDLGDALGLDLDLDREAYEVAFFVVYDPRTDTAFKVELPRVFADDPDVRERVTRQVVSDVAATAGPPLAVKKADELARIGAAEKNELVSAMETALDSEYRRPHNEDRWG
- a CDS encoding DUF7113 family protein, coding for MLQVQGSAGGTTLTGTVYERGEDAPSFKGAPDEDAPYVWVCDEFYEVESGGLVQEIAGTDVHVAFETPMPRGFDTRDQAIDAARDHVRLQFARIGIPETDVDVTVERTIEP
- a CDS encoding ATP-binding protein, whose translation is MTDLGDFSLDDDSAEPSGEAGDSTSGEAAASASSSSDAASASSSSDAGSAEGFERPEYVDGGGDRGVGTLAVSEGLRIDEDSGETALRAYVTAGNREEIRLGTYLLAPYPGGESLFARITGLEYAQAFRSDDATEIHARRAMRSDGIEESDYKFIADLEPLAVLYRDDGELKRRMPDRVPKPETVVEHADDREAIKTGLKMPEDGVFVGHLAVGGEKVTTAATPPTIDYRVKDDYTDGDPLVFRHTLVAGGTGSGKTHTTKNILRQYLHPDRTYETGDGRERRMAVVQFDPQDEYAQMHDDNPDADRENARSWEAQGLAHGGHGDTKAFVPAFGNATYAASHHRAEQVEFTIPFSMVRSRPWLAASSGLNDNQYGALTLLLDRFFRQYGNAGTYDEFTSFLDDPALKEELDESGRVHEATYEAVMRRVNGMPSGVFDQDARAITDLVHDFVRPGGLSVVPTYHVSNSRAAETIVLALSSLLVDQKLSNDPDFDRIKETPLLLGMDEAHNFLADTDSVQGRQVVGKFTEAAKQGRKERLGLFLVTQDPQDIADPVFKQVNTTVVLNLGDEDAIKSVNIPSNLEGKVPYMEKGQMVVYSPDNSEPVEVIGLPTCLTRHGRD
- a CDS encoding universal stress protein, whose product is MAGVLVPIDSSEQSTDALEYALEELQSDDITLIHIIDPIEAGYTAQATVPGYSEEWYEQAQAEAETLFDSAQELADDYDVDLKTATEVGRPSRTIVDYAEENDFDHIVMGSHGRSGVSRILLGSVAEAVVRRSPVPVTIVR
- a CDS encoding Lrp/AsnC family transcriptional regulator, which encodes MVTAYVLIKANTGEADRLLDEILAIDGVADAHVVAGDVDLIAKVRVDTPKHVKDIAADSIQRIAGVEDTETYISMD
- a CDS encoding potassium channel family protein, producing MRFVIIGAGRVGSRTARVLKNEGHDVTVVDNDDEKVERAETEGFDVIAGDGASEDALERAALDDADAVGALTGDLNVNFAACMVAKAHDCRTVLRIDEDYREQIYRKYADEVDEIVYPERLGAIGAKNALLGGNVTAIADLAENLQVVQFTVTDDAPMNGYTVSELELPARARVLAFGKKNGDLGLPLPDDTLELGDRITVLAEFDALNDVRHILVGGGGD
- a CDS encoding Lrp/AsnC ligand binding domain-containing protein; its protein translation is MVHAVIMVKTEAGESEAVLERVLELEAVTEAHIVAGAWDIIAETDAAEMQGLVRASSSGIQQIRGVRDTKTYISMSA
- the tmk gene encoding dTMP kinase, which codes for MLVTLEGLDGSGKTTVWEALRATRDDGWTFTREPTGSWYGDAVRRSIGEPDADPLAELFLYTADHADHLSRTVRPALADGDVVVSDRYSDSRYAYQAASLDGELKRPMEYIRGVHQPFTREPDVTLYFDVPPETGAARAGATNKFEQTKFLSEVQANYEELISMRPGRFVRIDATRPPEDVLDRVEDVLGRVLGDD